DNA sequence from the Nitrospinota bacterium genome:
CGCCTCGGGAGACGGGGCCGCGGCCTCCGGCACGTTCTGGCCGGCCGCGGGCTGTTTTTGTTCCCGTTCCCCGGTCATTTTTTGCTCCCCACCATGATGCCGTTCAACGATTTTGAAAAATAATCCAGCAACCCCAGCATATACGGATAATCCATCCGCGTGGGTCCGATCACGCCGATGGCCCCTTCCCACCCTTCCGGCGTGCCGCCGCAGGCGTGGGCCACGAACGCGCAGTCTTCGATGCCGCCGTCGCATTTGAATTCAGCGCCAACCTCGACCACAATTTGGCTGGCGCCTTCCTCCATGCAACGATCCAAAATGGCAAGCAGCCGTTTCTTGTCCGCAAGCAGCTTTAACAGTTTTTTCAGCTTCCCGGCATCCCTTTGGAATTCCGGAATGTCGAACAGCGCCTCCGCCCCCTCCACCGCAAGATCAAGCCCCTGGCCGTGCAACGCCAGTTGCTCCTGTATCTTGAACGCCCGCTCGCGCAGGCGGACGGCCCGCGCCTCTTCGGTGCCCGCCCGGCGGCGGAGCGCGGCGCGTATCTGCTTCAAGCCCTTGCCGGAAAAATGGTGGTTGATGTAGTTCGCCAGTTCGGCCAATTCCATGTCGGTCAGTTCTTCATCCAACGTGATGAGCACATTCCGCACGTGCCCCAAAGCCCCCACCAGCACCACCTGCACGCGGCGGGGAGGGATGTTGACGAAATGGAACCGGTTGATCGGCTCCGAAGAAAGCTTGGGGAAAAGCACCAGCCCCGCCTGATGCGAAACCGATACCAGCAGGCGGGACGCCGCGGTGAGCATATCCCCCGCGCCGGCATCGGCGATGGAGAGGCCGCTGTCGATGGTCTGACGTTCCCGCGGAGTAAGCGGGCGGGCCTGCATCAGCTCGGCGATATAGATGCGGTACCCCTTGTCGGTCGGCACGCGGCCGGCGGAGGTGTGCGGCTGGGTGATATACCCCATCTCGTCCAAATCCGCCATGATGTTGCGGATGGTGGCCGGGCTGAGTC
Encoded proteins:
- the hrcA gene encoding heat-inducible transcription repressor HrcA, which encodes MKETLGERERQVLRAVVENHIYNPVPVASRTLSALGLSPATIRNIMADLDEMGYITQPHTSAGRVPTDKGYRIYIAELMQARPLTPRERQTIDSGLSIADAGAGDMLTAASRLLVSVSHQAGLVLFPKLSSEPINRFHFVNIPPRRVQVVLVGALGHVRNVLITLDEELTDMELAELANYINHHFSGKGLKQIRAALRRRAGTEEARAVRLRERAFKIQEQLALHGQGLDLAVEGAEALFDIPEFQRDAGKLKKLLKLLADKKRLLAILDRCMEEGASQIVVEVGAEFKCDGGIEDCAFVAHACGGTPEGWEGAIGVIGPTRMDYPYMLGLLDYFSKSLNGIMVGSKK